The following are encoded in a window of Collinsella aerofaciens genomic DNA:
- a CDS encoding Cof-type HAD-IIB family hydrolase yields MSARKILFLDVDGTITDYENNIPASCVAAIQAARANGHLAYMCTGRSKAEVPPELEAIGFDGMLGGNGSYVESAGEVVMHQLITADQCRHIVDWLHGRGLEFYLESNNGLFASENFREAARPVLQTYMGRKGVEGADELETDDVMHGMVYGAPLYRDDLNKVSFILSSYQDHLDSIEEFPDLECHTWGGAGETALFGDMGVRGITKAHAVNTLLEHLGADRADTIAFGDAKIDIPMFEACATSVAMGSGGDECKAAADYVTTDVVDDGIWNAFVHLGLIEG; encoded by the coding sequence ATGTCCGCTCGTAAGATTTTGTTCCTTGATGTCGACGGCACGATCACCGACTACGAGAACAATATCCCCGCGTCCTGCGTGGCTGCCATCCAGGCCGCCCGCGCCAATGGGCACCTGGCCTATATGTGTACGGGTCGCAGCAAGGCCGAGGTACCGCCCGAGCTCGAGGCTATCGGCTTTGACGGCATGCTCGGCGGCAACGGCTCCTATGTCGAGTCGGCGGGCGAGGTGGTCATGCACCAGCTCATCACCGCCGACCAGTGCCGTCACATTGTCGATTGGCTACACGGTCGCGGCCTCGAGTTCTACCTCGAGAGCAACAACGGCCTGTTCGCGAGTGAAAACTTCCGCGAAGCTGCGCGCCCGGTGCTGCAGACCTATATGGGTCGTAAGGGCGTGGAGGGCGCCGACGAGCTCGAGACCGACGACGTCATGCACGGCATGGTCTACGGCGCGCCACTCTACCGCGACGACCTCAACAAGGTGAGCTTTATCCTGTCGAGCTATCAAGACCACCTGGATAGCATCGAGGAGTTCCCCGACCTTGAGTGCCACACCTGGGGTGGCGCGGGCGAGACGGCGCTCTTTGGCGACATGGGTGTGCGCGGTATTACCAAGGCGCACGCCGTCAACACGCTGCTCGAGCACCTGGGCGCCGACCGTGCCGACACGATCGCCTTCGGCGACGCCAAGATCGACATTCCTATGTTCGAGGCGTGTGCCACGAGCGTGGCCATGGGGTCGGGCGGCGACGAGTGCAAGGCGGCGGCCGATTACGTGACCACCGACGTCGTCGACGACGGCATCTGGAACGCCTTTGTGCACCTGGGTCTTATCGAGGGATAA
- a CDS encoding PTS sugar transporter subunit IIA has protein sequence MGLFDMFKKKAEPAAAAAPASISASAGADVLCSPVKGKVIKMADVPDPVFGGEVLGKGCAVWPEDDLVYAPCDGKVTVTMGHAVGLQSDSGIEVLVHVGVDTVNMNGDGFEGFVKADDVVKAGQPILKIDRAKIAAAGYKDCVVVAVSNTAEFADVELAVEADSAVAAGDAIVKVVRK, from the coding sequence ATGGGTCTGTTTGATATGTTCAAGAAGAAGGCTGAGCCCGCGGCAGCTGCTGCTCCGGCCTCCATCTCTGCTTCTGCCGGCGCCGACGTGCTGTGCTCGCCCGTCAAGGGCAAGGTCATCAAGATGGCCGACGTGCCCGATCCCGTCTTTGGTGGCGAGGTTCTGGGCAAGGGCTGCGCCGTATGGCCCGAGGACGACCTGGTCTACGCTCCCTGCGACGGCAAGGTGACCGTTACCATGGGTCACGCCGTGGGCCTGCAGTCCGATAGCGGCATCGAGGTTCTGGTGCACGTTGGCGTCGATACCGTCAACATGAACGGTGATGGCTTCGAGGGCTTCGTCAAGGCCGACGACGTCGTGAAGGCTGGCCAGCCCATACTCAAGATCGACCGCGCCAAGATCGCTGCTGCCGGTTACAAGGACTGCGTCGTCGTGGCCGTGTCCAACACCGCCGAGTTTGCCGATGTCGAACTCGCCGTCGAGGCCGACTCCGCTGTCGCCGCCGGTGACGCCATCGTTAAGGTCGTCCGCAAGTAA
- a CDS encoding HAD family hydrolase: protein MAAAFSHVIFDLDGTILNTLEDLAAASNHTCEAHGWPTFAVDEYRYKVGNGMLKLVERFMPAEYAGDGRMFEQTLAEFRAYYGEHKEDHTAPYAGTIEMLDRLRAAGVQLAVLTNKDHVSAAPLIEKYFGSERFALVQGRVDAFPPKPEAPVTLHVMEELGADPATTLYVGDSNVDILTGHNAGLKSAGVSWGFRGRAELEAAGADYVVDTQGELAALILGE from the coding sequence ATGGCAGCAGCTTTTTCCCATGTGATCTTTGACCTGGACGGCACCATTCTCAACACGCTCGAGGACCTGGCGGCCGCCAGCAACCATACCTGCGAGGCGCACGGCTGGCCCACGTTTGCCGTTGACGAGTACCGCTACAAGGTGGGAAACGGCATGCTCAAGCTGGTTGAGCGCTTTATGCCCGCCGAGTACGCAGGCGACGGCCGCATGTTTGAGCAGACGCTTGCCGAGTTTAGGGCTTACTACGGCGAGCACAAGGAAGACCACACCGCTCCCTATGCCGGCACGATCGAGATGCTCGACCGCTTGCGCGCCGCAGGCGTTCAGCTTGCCGTGCTCACTAACAAGGACCACGTCTCGGCGGCTCCGCTTATCGAAAAGTATTTTGGTTCCGAGCGCTTTGCGCTGGTGCAGGGCCGTGTCGATGCGTTTCCGCCCAAGCCCGAAGCACCCGTCACGCTGCATGTGATGGAAGAGCTAGGCGCCGACCCGGCGACCACGCTCTACGTAGGCGATTCCAATGTCGATATCCTGACCGGCCACAACGCCGGCCTTAAGAGTGCGGGCGTCAGCTGGGGTTTCCGCGGCCGCGCAGAGCTGGAAGCCGCCGGCGCCGACTACGTGGTGGACACCCAGGGCGAGCTCGCAGCGCTAATCCTGGGCGAGTAA
- the hypE gene encoding hydrogenase expression/formation protein HypE, whose protein sequence is MSHSITDSTVLLGHGSGGQMMKRIIDEVFLDAFGSPELLEGNDAGVAALPASGRIAMSTDSFVVSPQFFPGGNIGRLAVCGTVNDVATSGANVRYLSCGFILEEGYPMDRLRQIVQTMAETAHEAGVSIITGDTKVVERGGADGVYINTAGVGEVPAGVALSGANCQPGDVILVSGTLGDHGIAIMSQREGLAFSSTIESDAAPLNHLIADVLSAAPDTRCFRDPTRGGLASTLNEFAQASGVAMEIDEDAVPVRPDVQAACEMLGYDVLQVANEGKMVAVVPAEQADAALSAMRAARYGENAAIIGRVLPLAEGAHPAVRVRTGWGSTRILDMLVGEQLPRIC, encoded by the coding sequence ATGTCCCATAGCATCACCGATAGCACCGTCCTGTTGGGCCACGGCTCCGGCGGACAGATGATGAAGCGCATCATCGATGAGGTCTTTTTGGATGCCTTTGGGTCGCCCGAGCTGCTCGAAGGCAACGATGCCGGCGTCGCCGCGCTGCCCGCGAGCGGGCGCATCGCCATGTCGACCGACAGCTTTGTAGTCTCGCCGCAGTTCTTCCCCGGTGGCAACATCGGCCGCCTCGCCGTGTGCGGAACCGTCAACGACGTCGCGACCTCGGGCGCCAACGTGCGCTACCTGTCGTGCGGCTTTATCCTCGAAGAGGGCTATCCCATGGATAGGCTCCGCCAGATTGTGCAGACGATGGCCGAGACGGCGCACGAGGCGGGCGTGTCCATAATCACGGGCGACACCAAGGTGGTCGAGCGCGGCGGGGCCGACGGCGTCTATATCAATACCGCCGGCGTGGGCGAGGTGCCTGCGGGCGTGGCGCTCAGCGGCGCAAACTGCCAGCCCGGCGATGTCATCCTGGTCTCGGGTACACTGGGCGACCACGGCATCGCTATCATGAGCCAACGCGAGGGTCTGGCGTTTTCGAGCACCATCGAAAGCGACGCCGCGCCGCTCAACCACCTGATTGCCGATGTGCTTTCCGCAGCACCCGACACACGCTGCTTCCGCGACCCCACGCGCGGTGGCCTGGCCTCGACGCTCAACGAGTTTGCGCAGGCCAGCGGCGTTGCCATGGAGATCGACGAGGATGCCGTGCCCGTGCGTCCCGACGTGCAGGCCGCCTGCGAGATGCTCGGCTACGATGTGCTGCAGGTGGCAAACGAGGGCAAGATGGTTGCCGTCGTGCCGGCCGAGCAAGCCGATGCCGCGCTGAGCGCCATGCGCGCCGCCCGCTACGGCGAGAATGCCGCCATCATCGGCCGCGTGCTGCCACTTGCCGAGGGCGCCCATCCCGCCGTGCGCGTGCGCACCGGCTGGGGCTCGACCCGCATCCTCGACATGCTCGTAGGAGAGCAGCTGCCGAGAATTTGCTAA
- the hypD gene encoding hydrogenase formation protein HypD, whose product MAPEQPARSGIDFSAFRDPKLARELIERIHELVGDRAINLMEVCGTHTVSIGRYGFRSIMPAGLKLLSGPGCPVCVTANRDIDHAIALANIDGAIITTFGDMMRVPGSSTSLAAQKAAGRDIRIVYSPLDALDIAEQNPDRPVIFMGVGFETTTPTIAAAILEAEARGLLNFSVYCAHKTTPPALRAIANDPETAIDGFILPGHVATITGLAPFSFLVDEFNTPGVVTGFEPVDILQGICMLVQMVVEDRPAIDNAYRRGVNADGNPVARQLVEQVFEPCDTTWRGLGPIANSGLSIRPEFSRFDARVRFDVPVEPTVEPRGCRCGDVLRGAITPSSCPLFGRTCTPEHPVGPCMVSSEGSCAAYYRYRV is encoded by the coding sequence GTGGCGCCCGAGCAGCCGGCGCGCTCCGGTATCGATTTCTCGGCATTCCGCGATCCCAAGCTGGCTCGCGAGCTCATCGAGCGCATTCATGAGCTTGTCGGCGACCGCGCCATCAACCTTATGGAAGTCTGCGGCACGCATACCGTGAGCATCGGGCGCTATGGCTTTCGCTCCATTATGCCGGCCGGGCTCAAGCTGCTGAGCGGCCCGGGCTGCCCCGTCTGCGTCACCGCCAACCGCGACATCGACCACGCAATCGCGCTCGCCAACATAGACGGCGCCATCATCACCACCTTTGGCGACATGATGCGCGTGCCCGGATCGTCCACCTCGCTCGCTGCACAAAAGGCGGCAGGGCGTGACATTCGCATTGTGTACTCCCCGCTCGATGCACTCGACATTGCCGAGCAAAACCCCGATCGCCCGGTTATTTTTATGGGCGTGGGCTTTGAGACCACAACGCCCACCATCGCCGCCGCCATCTTGGAGGCCGAAGCGCGCGGGCTTTTGAACTTCTCGGTCTATTGCGCCCACAAGACCACGCCGCCGGCGTTGCGCGCCATCGCTAACGATCCCGAGACCGCCATCGACGGCTTTATCCTGCCGGGACACGTCGCCACCATCACGGGCTTGGCGCCCTTTAGCTTTTTGGTCGACGAATTCAATACCCCGGGCGTGGTCACGGGATTTGAACCGGTCGATATCCTGCAGGGCATCTGCATGCTGGTCCAGATGGTTGTCGAGGACAGGCCGGCGATTGACAACGCCTACCGCCGTGGCGTCAACGCAGACGGCAACCCCGTGGCGCGCCAGCTGGTCGAGCAGGTGTTTGAGCCATGCGACACCACGTGGCGCGGGCTGGGGCCGATTGCCAACTCGGGCCTTTCCATCCGCCCCGAGTTCTCGCGCTTTGATGCCCGCGTTCGCTTTGACGTGCCCGTTGAGCCGACGGTTGAGCCGCGCGGATGCCGCTGCGGCGACGTGCTGCGCGGAGCCATTACGCCGAGCAGCTGCCCGCTCTTTGGCCGCACCTGCACGCCCGAGCACCCCGTCGGCCCGTGCATGGTGAGTTCCGAAGGCAGCTGCGCGGCGTACTACCGTTACCGAGTCTAG
- a CDS encoding HypC/HybG/HupF family hydrogenase formation chaperone, producing MCLAVPGKVVKRDDDLKATVDMMGIERPVSLRLVPTAQVGDYILVHAGFGIQIVDEQEAQETLELVNAMSELVEEDQLTTNPAEAY from the coding sequence ATGTGCCTTGCCGTTCCCGGTAAAGTAGTCAAACGCGACGACGACCTCAAGGCCACCGTCGACATGATGGGCATCGAGCGCCCCGTGTCGCTACGACTCGTGCCGACGGCGCAGGTTGGCGACTATATTCTCGTACACGCCGGCTTTGGCATCCAGATTGTCGACGAGCAGGAAGCACAGGAAACGCTCGAGCTTGTTAATGCCATGTCCGAGCTGGTCGAAGAAGACCAGCTGACCACCAACCCGGCGGAGGCTTACTAG
- the hypF gene encoding carbamoyltransferase HypF, giving the protein MRHVHIHVTGIVQGVGMRPFVYREAMVHGICGWVLNAGDGVHIEAHAPADALNAFVAALSEHAPAAARVEYVEVVDLAANGWDTANEQGFHIVASQDQTAHTTLVSPDIATCDDCLRELFDPADRRYHYPFINCTNCGPRFTIIRSLPYDRAATSMDCFPMCPKCAAEYADPLDRRFHAQPDACFDCGPHITWREAVNGDACGNSSATPAVGTTCEASDAIIERCVELLASGGIVAIKGLGGFHLSCDAANEQTVTELRRRKRRSNKPLAVMVRDLADVERLCHVSDVERGLLAGSIRPIVLLRRRAVCGNDGDSPDALVLAPSVAHDLPELGVMLPYTPLQHLLLAAAASHGMHALVMTSGNLSEGPIETDDDLAWEHLVAAGIADALLGNDRAILSRYDDSVVRVVDGAVMPVRRARGYAPQPLPLPALDGAPSCVLACGPQQKATIALTREGTNGEATCFVSQHIGDVENGGTFDAWNAARTRLEDLFDLAPAALACDLHPSYLSGQWAREQAREHNLPLIEVQHHHAHIASVMAEAIAAGRLAPDARVLGIAFDGTGAGTDGTIWGGEFLVAHLADFERVAHLRTWALPGGAASVHDARRNAFALLSELDLLEHPGAAGLLNSLDEQTRSITATMIERGINSPRTSSMGRLFDAAAAILGICGQATYEGEPAIELEAAAWHALDDEIAHFPDDSAGYFASGPSWLDGPYVLDQKALFEALLEGIEAGAPADRLALDFHVAVARSSARIATEICAREGIGTVALSGGVFMNRLLLQLLTRELKYAGLAVLVPHTVPVNDGCIAYGQAAVASARLAQIASQ; this is encoded by the coding sequence ATGCGGCATGTGCATATTCATGTGACGGGCATTGTACAGGGCGTTGGCATGCGACCGTTTGTGTATCGCGAGGCCATGGTGCATGGCATTTGCGGCTGGGTGCTCAACGCGGGCGACGGCGTGCATATCGAGGCGCACGCTCCGGCCGATGCGCTCAATGCTTTTGTTGCCGCGCTTTCTGAGCATGCGCCTGCGGCAGCCCGCGTAGAGTATGTCGAGGTTGTGGACCTGGCAGCCAACGGTTGGGATACCGCCAATGAACAGGGTTTTCACATCGTAGCATCGCAGGACCAGACCGCGCACACCACGCTCGTCTCGCCCGATATCGCCACCTGTGACGATTGCCTGCGCGAGTTGTTCGATCCCGCCGACCGACGCTATCACTACCCCTTTATCAACTGCACCAACTGCGGCCCACGCTTTACCATCATCCGCTCGCTGCCTTATGACCGAGCGGCCACGTCGATGGATTGTTTTCCCATGTGTCCCAAGTGCGCCGCGGAGTATGCCGACCCGCTCGACCGGCGTTTTCACGCGCAGCCCGATGCCTGCTTTGATTGCGGGCCGCATATTACGTGGCGCGAGGCTGTGAACGGCGATGCGTGCGGGAATTCGTCCGCGACACCAGCCGTCGGCACCACATGCGAGGCCAGCGACGCCATTATCGAGCGCTGCGTTGAGCTGCTGGCCAGCGGTGGCATCGTCGCCATCAAGGGCCTGGGCGGATTCCATCTATCCTGTGACGCTGCCAACGAGCAGACGGTGACCGAGTTACGCCGTCGCAAACGCCGCAGCAACAAACCACTTGCCGTCATGGTGCGCGACCTTGCTGACGTTGAACGCCTATGCCATGTCAGCGATGTTGAGCGCGGCTTGCTGGCCGGCAGCATTCGCCCCATCGTGTTGCTGCGCCGGCGTGCTGTTTGCGGGAACGACGGCGATTCTCCCGACGCCCTCGTACTCGCACCGTCCGTCGCGCACGACCTGCCCGAGCTTGGCGTTATGCTCCCCTACACCCCGCTTCAGCATCTTCTGCTTGCAGCTGCCGCGTCGCACGGTATGCACGCGCTCGTCATGACCAGCGGAAACCTGAGCGAAGGGCCCATCGAGACCGATGACGATCTTGCCTGGGAACACCTCGTTGCCGCCGGCATCGCCGACGCGTTGCTCGGTAACGACCGCGCGATCCTCTCGCGCTACGACGACTCTGTAGTACGCGTGGTCGACGGCGCCGTTATGCCCGTGCGCCGCGCTCGCGGATATGCACCCCAGCCGCTGCCGTTGCCGGCGCTCGACGGCGCTCCGTCCTGCGTGCTCGCCTGCGGGCCACAACAAAAGGCCACGATTGCGCTTACGCGTGAAGGGACGAACGGCGAGGCAACCTGTTTTGTGTCGCAGCATATCGGCGATGTTGAAAACGGCGGGACCTTCGATGCCTGGAACGCCGCGCGCACGCGCTTGGAAGATCTCTTTGACTTGGCGCCCGCCGCCTTGGCCTGCGATTTACACCCCAGCTATCTATCGGGCCAGTGGGCGCGCGAGCAGGCACGGGAGCACAATCTGCCGCTTATCGAAGTCCAACACCATCATGCGCACATCGCGAGCGTCATGGCAGAGGCGATTGCCGCAGGCCGGCTTGCGCCCGATGCACGCGTCCTCGGCATCGCCTTCGACGGCACGGGTGCCGGCACCGACGGCACCATATGGGGCGGTGAGTTTCTTGTCGCCCATCTCGCCGATTTTGAGCGCGTCGCGCATCTGCGCACCTGGGCGCTTCCCGGTGGCGCCGCATCCGTACACGATGCCCGCCGCAACGCCTTTGCCCTGCTCAGCGAGCTCGACCTGCTCGAGCACCCGGGCGCTGCGGGGCTCTTGAACAGCCTTGACGAGCAAACGCGCAGCATAACGGCAACGATGATCGAGCGCGGCATCAACAGTCCGCGCACCAGCAGTATGGGTCGCCTGTTTGATGCCGCAGCCGCGATTTTGGGCATTTGCGGCCAGGCAACCTACGAGGGCGAACCCGCCATCGAGCTCGAAGCCGCCGCCTGGCATGCGCTGGACGACGAAATCGCCCATTTTCCCGACGACAGCGCCGGCTATTTCGCATCTGGCCCATCGTGGTTGGACGGCCCTTATGTTCTGGACCAGAAAGCACTCTTTGAGGCACTTTTGGAGGGAATTGAAGCCGGAGCGCCCGCCGACAGGCTCGCACTCGACTTCCATGTCGCCGTCGCGCGCTCCTCGGCGCGCATCGCCACCGAAATCTGCGCGCGCGAGGGCATTGGCACCGTCGCGCTCTCGGGCGGCGTGTTCATGAACCGACTTCTGCTCCAGCTCCTCACCCGCGAGCTCAAATACGCGGGCCTTGCTGTCTTGGTCCCCCACACCGTACCCGTCAATGACGGCTGCATCGCCTACGGTCAGGCGGCGGTCGCAAGCGCTCGTCTTGCGCAGATTGCATCGCAGTAA
- the nikR gene encoding nickel-responsive transcriptional regulator NikR, giving the protein MAEHEHGCGYEHEHPHGTDGDAGCHCSGSGSELVRFSVTAPDDLLRRFDEQIARRGDVANRSEAVRDLIRASIAKEQMRTPDEQVIGSLTMIYDHHTGDLTRRLDEVQHDYTNEIVSTMHVHLDHHNCLEILALKGRGERVYELADRLLGLRGVKHGELTCAATKQSLGL; this is encoded by the coding sequence GTGGCCGAACACGAGCACGGCTGCGGGTACGAGCACGAGCATCCGCACGGGACGGACGGTGACGCGGGCTGCCATTGTAGTGGCTCCGGCTCCGAGCTGGTCCGTTTTTCGGTTACCGCACCCGACGACCTGCTGCGCCGTTTTGACGAGCAGATCGCACGCCGCGGCGACGTGGCCAACCGCTCCGAGGCCGTGCGCGACCTGATTCGCGCCTCGATCGCCAAGGAGCAGATGCGCACGCCCGATGAGCAGGTTATCGGGTCGCTCACTATGATCTACGACCATCACACCGGCGATCTGACGCGCCGCCTGGACGAGGTGCAGCACGACTACACCAACGAGATCGTATCGACCATGCACGTGCATCTGGATCACCACAACTGCTTGGAGATTCTGGCGCTCAAGGGTCGCGGCGAGCGCGTCTACGAACTAGCCGACCGCCTGCTGGGCCTGCGCGGCGTTAAGCACGGCGAGCTCACGTGCGCCGCCACCAAGCAGAGCCTGGGGCTGTAG
- the trxA gene encoding thioredoxin gives MADIKQITPENFDSIVNDGLPVLVDFWAPWCGPCRSLSPIVDEVADELAGKLAVAKCNVDDNQDLAMKYGVMSIPTLIVFKNGEEIDRSVGALPKARLQALLEKHL, from the coding sequence ATGGCTGACATTAAGCAGATTACCCCCGAGAACTTCGATTCCATCGTTAACGACGGCCTGCCCGTGCTAGTCGATTTTTGGGCGCCCTGGTGCGGGCCCTGCCGATCGCTCTCGCCCATCGTTGACGAGGTGGCAGACGAGCTGGCTGGCAAACTTGCCGTTGCCAAGTGCAACGTCGACGACAACCAGGACCTGGCCATGAAATATGGCGTCATGAGCATCCCCACGCTGATTGTCTTTAAGAACGGCGAGGAAATTGACCGCTCGGTCGGCGCTCTGCCCAAGGCGAGGCTGCAGGCGCTGCTGGAAAAGCATCTGTAA